One Desulforhopalus sp. DNA segment encodes these proteins:
- a CDS encoding ABC transporter ATP-binding protein/permease, which yields MMDYGYSEEGRQASLGDLTLWRRILQFSAPYRIGLIAAVVISFLITWATLALPWLVQTAIDQSITATTLPTAERLAGLARNAWLYGILIIAVFLATFCQIRILEWVGQWVMHGVRQTLFNHLLHLDLPFFNTRRTGQLVTRLTNDIQNMNEMFTSVIVSLFNDLLRLIGILVLLFWMNPRLAMVMAIFVPIALLITILFARLARECFRGIRSQLAKLNSFLSETLSGIAIIQLFGRQKTSRRTFEDLSAGYLRETLSQIRLFGTFMPLTEFLSSAAVALILWYGGGEVLQKRLTLGELVAFISYMRLFFQPLRELSQKYSIVQSAMASAERIFQLLDTASGIPQAKVPARIENLRGNLEFRHLQFGYEPDNPVLLDISFSLRPGQTVALVGTTGSGKTTLVNLLLRFYDPQEGQILIDGRDIASLGLKDLRTLIGVILQDVFILQDSLLANIVMDTGCDRAQVEEVLTRTGMDRFVNKLPQGLDTLIGEGGTELSTGEKQLLSFARVLCRNPAILVLDEATAAIDTESENILEQAIADSFTGRTSLVIAHRLSTIRRADHIIVMAHGRIVEQGSHEELLSHNGHYAMLVAMDLQNGS from the coding sequence ATGATGGATTACGGCTACAGTGAAGAAGGCCGCCAGGCCTCCCTCGGCGATCTGACCCTGTGGCGGCGCATCCTGCAGTTCTCCGCACCCTACCGGATCGGCCTGATTGCCGCCGTGGTCATCTCCTTTCTCATCACCTGGGCAACGCTCGCCCTGCCCTGGCTGGTGCAGACCGCCATCGACCAGTCCATTACCGCCACCACTCTGCCGACAGCTGAGCGGCTGGCTGGTCTTGCGAGAAATGCCTGGCTGTACGGCATACTCATCATCGCCGTATTCCTGGCGACCTTCTGCCAGATCCGCATCCTTGAATGGGTGGGGCAGTGGGTCATGCACGGGGTCAGGCAGACCCTCTTCAACCACCTGCTGCACCTCGATCTGCCGTTCTTCAACACCCGGCGCACCGGCCAGCTGGTGACTCGGCTGACCAACGATATCCAGAACATGAATGAGATGTTCACCTCGGTTATCGTCTCGCTCTTCAACGACCTGCTGCGCCTCATCGGCATCCTCGTCCTGCTGTTCTGGATGAACCCGCGGCTGGCAATGGTGATGGCCATTTTCGTCCCCATCGCCCTGCTGATCACCATACTTTTTGCCAGGCTCGCCCGGGAGTGTTTCCGGGGCATCCGCAGCCAACTGGCCAAATTGAACAGTTTCCTCTCGGAGACCCTGTCCGGCATCGCCATCATCCAGCTCTTTGGCCGACAGAAAACCTCGCGGCGGACCTTTGAAGACCTGAGCGCCGGATATCTGCGGGAAACCCTCAGTCAGATCAGACTCTTCGGCACCTTCATGCCGCTCACTGAGTTTCTCAGTTCGGCGGCGGTGGCCCTGATCCTTTGGTACGGCGGCGGCGAGGTGCTGCAAAAGCGCTTGACTCTCGGCGAACTGGTCGCCTTTATCTCCTATATGCGGCTGTTTTTCCAGCCCCTCCGCGAGCTTTCCCAGAAATATTCGATTGTCCAGTCGGCCATGGCCTCGGCCGAACGGATCTTCCAGCTCCTCGATACGGCAAGCGGCATCCCGCAAGCCAAGGTCCCGGCGCGCATCGAAAATCTGCGGGGCAACCTGGAGTTTCGTCATCTCCAGTTCGGTTATGAACCGGACAATCCGGTGCTGCTCGACATCTCCTTCAGCCTGCGGCCCGGACAGACGGTCGCCCTGGTCGGCACCACCGGCTCCGGCAAGACCACCCTGGTCAACCTCCTCCTCCGCTTCTATGACCCGCAAGAGGGGCAGATCCTCATCGATGGCCGGGATATTGCCAGCCTGGGCCTCAAGGACCTGCGCACCCTGATCGGGGTCATCCTCCAGGATGTCTTCATCCTCCAGGACAGCCTGCTTGCCAATATTGTCATGGATACCGGCTGCGACCGGGCGCAGGTGGAAGAGGTGCTGACCCGCACCGGCATGGACCGCTTCGTCAACAAACTGCCGCAGGGCCTGGACACCCTCATCGGCGAGGGTGGCACCGAGCTGTCCACCGGCGAGAAACAGCTGCTGTCCTTTGCCCGGGTACTGTGCCGCAACCCGGCCATCCTCGTCCTCGACGAGGCGACGGCGGCGATTGACACCGAATCGGAAAACATCCTCGAGCAGGCCATCGCCGACAGTTTTACCGGCCGCACCTCCCTGGTCATCGCCCACCGCCTTTCGACAATCCGCCGTGCCGATCATATCATTGTCATGGCCCACGGCCGGATCGTCGAACAGGGCAGCCATGAAGAACTCCTGTCCCACAACGGCCACTATGCCATGTTGGTGGCCATGGACCTGCAAAACGGCAGCTGA
- a CDS encoding ABC transporter ATP-binding protein/permease: MNSTTSRPDRRDSSKRMAFPQIRDLLFPSFRRHGLRVAGGLAALILVDFLQLIIPRFIKQGVDDLEKMAITPAGLLRLAGIILLIAVVVVVLRFAWRYLIIGSSRLLEQTVRNRIFSHILKMDAPFFEKHTTGDLMAHSSNDLSAVQMACGMGLVAAVDAFMMSLAAIGFMVAIHPLLTLLALLPMPFLAVATRILSSKLHRRFATVQEQFSALTEFSRSNLVSIGLIKAYTMEDFQTGRFDRLGKQYVRSNLRVATIQGLITPLATLVGSAGMLMVLYFGGSLVIEAKITLGDFVAFITYLYMLIWPMMAIGWVANLVQRGLTSLDRIHGLVTSQALLPDPIPESELKPLPQPGFRLSNLTFTYPSSVAPALLGISLDLGPGIHGVTGRTGSGKSTLCRLLTRLYPVADGMLSLGGLEVNHLPLAFVRAHIGYVSQEPILFSDTIAANIALGRPEATRDEVVRAAGNAAIHDDIMALKDGYDTLIGERGVKLSGGQRQRLALARALLCDRPLLIIDDGLSAVDVATEHAVFSGLRRHFQGKTVVIVSNRIKLLSMTDHIIILADGRVESEGDHDHLLAGNSLYQAMFEKQMHQEAAGEVTP; this comes from the coding sequence TTGAACAGCACTACCTCCAGGCCGGATCGCCGCGACAGCAGTAAACGGATGGCCTTTCCCCAAATTCGCGACCTTCTTTTCCCCTCTTTCCGCCGTCATGGTCTGCGCGTTGCCGGCGGTCTGGCGGCGCTTATCCTCGTTGACTTTCTCCAGCTGATCATTCCCCGGTTCATCAAACAGGGAGTCGACGACTTAGAAAAAATGGCCATCACCCCGGCAGGACTGCTGCGCCTGGCCGGAATCATTCTATTGATCGCCGTCGTCGTCGTCGTGCTGCGTTTTGCCTGGCGCTACCTCATTATCGGCTCTTCGCGCCTCCTTGAACAAACGGTGCGCAACCGGATCTTCAGCCACATCCTCAAGATGGATGCGCCATTTTTTGAAAAACACACCACTGGCGACCTCATGGCCCACTCGAGCAACGACCTGTCCGCCGTGCAGATGGCCTGCGGCATGGGCCTCGTCGCCGCCGTCGATGCCTTTATGATGTCGCTGGCCGCCATTGGGTTCATGGTTGCCATTCACCCCCTGCTCACCCTGCTCGCCCTGCTGCCCATGCCCTTTCTGGCGGTTGCCACCCGCATCCTTTCCAGTAAGCTGCATCGCCGTTTTGCCACGGTGCAGGAGCAGTTCTCGGCACTCACCGAATTTTCCCGGTCAAACCTCGTCTCCATCGGCCTGATCAAGGCCTATACCATGGAGGACTTTCAGACCGGCAGGTTTGACCGCCTTGGAAAGCAATACGTGCGCAGCAACCTGCGGGTCGCCACCATCCAGGGTCTGATCACCCCCCTGGCGACCCTGGTGGGCAGCGCCGGTATGCTGATGGTCCTCTACTTCGGCGGCAGCCTGGTCATCGAGGCGAAGATCACCCTCGGCGATTTCGTCGCCTTCATCACCTATCTCTACATGCTTATCTGGCCGATGATGGCCATCGGCTGGGTGGCCAATCTGGTGCAGCGCGGGCTGACCTCGCTTGACCGCATCCACGGCCTGGTCACCAGCCAGGCCCTGCTGCCCGACCCAATCCCGGAAAGTGAGCTGAAACCCTTGCCGCAGCCGGGCTTTCGCCTCAGCAATCTGACCTTCACCTATCCTTCGTCGGTGGCGCCGGCCCTCTTAGGAATCTCCCTCGACCTTGGCCCCGGCATTCACGGGGTCACCGGCCGTACCGGCTCGGGGAAATCGACCCTGTGCCGGCTGCTCACCCGGCTGTATCCGGTAGCCGACGGCATGCTCAGCCTGGGTGGCCTGGAGGTGAATCACCTGCCCCTGGCCTTTGTCCGCGCCCATATCGGCTATGTCAGCCAGGAACCCATCCTGTTCTCCGATACCATTGCCGCAAACATTGCCCTCGGCAGGCCGGAGGCGACCCGTGACGAGGTGGTTCGGGCAGCCGGCAATGCGGCGATTCACGACGATATCATGGCCCTGAAAGACGGCTACGACACCCTGATCGGCGAACGCGGGGTGAAGCTGTCCGGCGGCCAGCGCCAGCGTCTGGCCCTGGCCAGGGCCCTGCTCTGCGACCGGCCGCTGCTGATCATCGACGACGGCCTGTCAGCGGTCGATGTGGCCACCGAACATGCGGTTTTTTCCGGCTTGCGCCGACATTTCCAGGGAAAAACCGTGGTTATTGTCTCCAACCGCATAAAACTCCTGTCGATGACCGACCATATCATCATCCTCGCCGACGGCCGGGTGGAAAGTGAGGGCGACCACGACCACCTCCTCGCCGGCAACTCCCTGTATCAGGCGATGTTTGAAAAGCAGATGCACCAGGAAGCAGCTGGGGAGGTCACCCCATGA
- a CDS encoding sulfite exporter TauE/SafE family protein, protein MLTTLVLYCLVGGVAGILAGLLGIGGGLVIVPMLVYVFELNAFPKELIMHLALATSMASIMFTSVSSFMAHHRRGAVRWDVVRKIVVGILVGTFLGSFYASSLSSNFLKVFFVIFLYFVAIQILLGKKPKGGRDLPGMAGMFAVGNIIGAVSSFVGIGGGTLSVPFMLWCNIKVHNAIGTSAAIGLPIAVAGTVGYIVGGWNAPGLPAYSIGYVSLPALVGIAAASVLTAPLGVKLAHSLPVDKLKKIFALLLFVVATKMLVSVL, encoded by the coding sequence ATGCTTACGACACTTGTACTCTATTGCCTGGTTGGCGGGGTTGCCGGGATCCTTGCCGGTCTCTTGGGAATCGGCGGCGGTCTGGTGATCGTGCCGATGCTCGTTTATGTCTTTGAACTGAATGCCTTCCCCAAGGAACTTATCATGCATCTGGCCCTGGCAACCTCCATGGCGAGCATCATGTTCACCTCGGTGTCGAGCTTTATGGCCCACCACCGCCGCGGCGCGGTACGTTGGGACGTGGTGCGGAAGATCGTCGTCGGCATCCTTGTTGGCACCTTCCTCGGTTCCTTCTACGCATCGTCGCTTTCTTCCAACTTTCTGAAGGTCTTCTTCGTTATCTTTCTCTATTTCGTCGCCATCCAGATCCTTCTCGGCAAGAAACCCAAGGGCGGCCGTGACCTGCCGGGTATGGCCGGGATGTTTGCCGTTGGCAATATCATCGGCGCCGTGTCGAGTTTTGTCGGTATCGGCGGCGGCACCCTGTCCGTGCCCTTCATGCTCTGGTGCAATATTAAGGTCCATAACGCCATCGGCACCTCGGCGGCAATTGGCCTGCCGATCGCCGTCGCCGGCACCGTCGGCTATATCGTCGGCGGCTGGAACGCCCCCGGACTGCCTGCCTATTCCATTGGCTACGTTTCTCTCCCCGCCCTGGTCGGCATTGCCGCGGCAAGCGTCCTTACCGCGCCGCTCGGGGTGAAGCTCGCCCACAGCCTGCCTGTCGACAAGCTGAAGAAGATATTTGCCCTTCTCCTCTTTGTTGTCGCCACCAAGATGCTGGTCAGCGTTCTCTAG